From one Streptomyces spiramyceticus genomic stretch:
- a CDS encoding flavodoxin family protein has translation MTAAPASHNGPRYDDLRAMFVNCTLKRSPEVSNTQGLIDKSRAVMEANGVTTELVRAVDHDIATGVWPDMTEHGWSTDAWPALYEKVMTADILVLAGPIWLGDNSSVMKQVVERLYACSSLLNEQGQYAYYGRVGGCLITGNEDGVKHCAMNVLYSLQHLGYTIPPQADAGWIGEAGPGPSYLDAGSGGPENDFTNRNSTFMAWNLMHLAAMIKRSGGIPAHGNQRSQWDAGCRFDFPNPEHR, from the coding sequence ATGACGGCTGCCCCCGCCTCGCACAACGGCCCGCGCTACGACGACCTGCGCGCCATGTTCGTCAACTGCACGCTCAAGCGCTCCCCGGAGGTCAGCAACACCCAGGGCCTGATCGACAAGAGCCGCGCGGTCATGGAGGCGAACGGCGTCACGACCGAGCTCGTCCGCGCCGTCGACCACGACATCGCCACCGGCGTCTGGCCGGACATGACCGAGCACGGCTGGAGCACCGACGCCTGGCCCGCGCTCTACGAGAAGGTGATGACGGCCGACATCCTCGTCCTCGCCGGGCCCATCTGGCTGGGCGACAACAGCTCCGTGATGAAGCAGGTCGTCGAGCGGCTGTACGCGTGCTCGTCACTCCTCAACGAGCAGGGGCAGTACGCCTATTACGGGCGGGTCGGCGGCTGTCTGATCACCGGCAACGAGGACGGCGTCAAGCACTGCGCGATGAACGTCCTCTACAGCCTCCAGCACCTCGGCTACACCATCCCCCCGCAGGCCGACGCGGGCTGGATCGGCGAGGCCGGGCCCGGTCCGTCCTACCTGGACGCCGGCTCGGGCGGCCCGGAGAACGACTTCACCAACCGCAACAGCACCTTCATGGCGTGGAACCTGATGCACCTGGCAGCCATGATCAAGCGCTCCGGCGGCATCCCCGCCCACGGCAATCAGCGCTCGCAGTGGGACGCGGGCTGCCGCTTCGACTTCCCCAACCCCGAACACCGCTGA